The genome window CTACTAATGTTCCTAACAAAATCGCTAGTTTCTTCATAATTTTATCTCCCCTTTTGAGAATATTTGGATTACAGCGCCTTCCGGAGCCATATCCAGGTGTAACAATTATACACCATAATTGTTGGAGACTGAAAAGGGGCTGAAATGGCTGAGTCTAAAAAGGCACTGTGGCCTATAGGTGGGCTGTGGTAAAAAAAGCGCGGCAATAAAGAAAAAATCCTTTCGGCTGGAAAGGATTTTTACTATTTTATTGGGGGGTGGGGAGATTTTGTTATTCTTGCGGAATAACCTATGAAAAAACAAACATTAGTATTCAGATTTATGTTGTAATGCCGCTTGTTTACTGTTTTTGGAAAGATTGAGGTTTTATTTTGGCGACCGGGGTTGCCGGTCGCCATATTATCTCTTGGGGAGAGAAAATTATTTCCTTTTTGGTGTTTTTTCTTTCTTTCATTATTTAGACTAAAGGCATAGCCAAAAAGTTTAAAAAAATTTTATCCCTCAATCCCGCTCAAGCTCAATGACGGATTTCAACCGCTGCAAGCCGTTTTTCAAAGCCTTGATCTTGAATTTGCTCATCTTGATGTCAAGGAGTTCCTCGTCCGAGGCTTCCTGGATGTCGGAAAGAGTCTCGTATTCCGTGGTCAGCTTCTCGATATCCTTGCCCGAGAGCTTCGTGATTTTCCCCAAAACCCGGAATCCCTTGGCCTTGATTTCCCGGTCGAGGAGCGTATAACTTTTGCCGTAGCCCAGTGCGTTGGCAAAATTTTCCTCTTTCAGCAGTTCCGCGTCCGAAAGGGCTTTCAGAACGGCGTAGACCTCTTCGTAGGTGCGTTTTTCGATCATATAGTCGTTCAAGAATTCCCGTTCCTCGTCGGCGACGCCAAGGAGCAGTTCCCGGTACTGGAGGTCCGTCAGTCTGCCGTCCGCGCCCAATTCGAGAATATAGGTCCTGAGTTCGGTCTCTATGCGCCGGAGCATTTCGAAACGCTGCAGGGTCAACGCCACGTCGTGGAGCGTCACGAGGTCGTCCAGTTCCAAGATCGTCAGGTTGGACAGGTGTTTGTCGAGGACGGACTTGTAGCGTTCGAGGGTCTTTACGGCCTGATTGGCGTCTTCGGTGATCCGCGACATGTCTTTGAGCTTGTATTTCAGATCGCCCTTGTAGAGGCTCACGACTTTTTTTCTGGCGGAAATGGCAATAACGAGCCTGCCGGTCTGCTTTCCCGCCCGCTGGGCCGTCCTGTGTCTTGTCCCGCTTTCTTCGGACAGGTATTTGCGGTTGATCTGCAAATGGACGTTAGCGTATACGATTTTCTTGCAGGACTCGTCCACAATGATGGCGCCGTCCATTTTGGCGAGCTCATAGAGGCGCTCCGGCGTATAGTCGCAGTCGATGGAAAATCCGCCGTCCACCATTTTTTCCGCGTCTTCATCGTAGCCCACCACAATGAGGGCCCCCAGCTGCCCGTCCAGAATGTTGTCGATCCCTTCACGGAGCGGCGTCCCCGGCGCCACTTGCAGCAGCATGTCCACCAATTCTTTCTTCTCAGTCATCTTTCTTGATCCCCTCCAACAATGCTTCAATGTTTTTCAAGTAGATCAGCCGCAGCTTATAGGTATTTTTTTCGATTTCCTTCCTGTTGGCCTCGGGGACATATACCCCCGTAAAGCCCAATTTTTCCAGTTCCCGCAGACGTTTATCCAAAAAGAACGCCTTCCGGACTTCGCCGCGCAGGCCCAGTTCCCCCACGGCCGCGATTTTTTGGCTGATGGCGACCCCCCGACAGCGGGACAAAAGCGAGATTACGACGCCCAGATCGGCGGCGGGGTCCCGGATTTCAATGCCGCCCGGGATATTGAGAAAGAGGTCGCTCATGACAAGGCCCAATTCCAGCATCTTGTCGGCTACGGCAACGAGGATTTGGATCCGGTTGCGGTCAAAACCGTTGACGATCCTTCGCGGAAAGCCCGTTACGGCGTCCGTCACAAGGGACTGGACCTCCAAAAGAAACGTGCGGCTCCCTTCAAGGACCGGAACGACCATGCTTCCGATATTTTTTTCCTCGCGCTCGCTCAGGAAATACTCGGCGGCGTTTTTGACTTCCCGCATGCCCTTTTCTTCCATGCTGAATACGGCAATTTCGTTCGTGGAGCCGAAGCGGTTTTTTGTGCTCCGGAGGATCCGGTAAAAGAGTCCCTCTTCCCCTTCAAAATTGAACACGGCGTCAACCATGTGCTCAAGCATCTTGGGACCCGCAACTTTGCCGTCTTTGGTGATATGCCCGACGATAAAAAACGAGACGCCCTGCTTTTTCGCGAGGTCGATGATCCGGAGGGCGCATTCCCTGATCTGGGTCGGCGAACCTGGACTTGCTTCAAGCTCGGGGTCATATACAGTCTGGATGGAATCGACCACAACGACGACGGGCTTGTGGCGGCTGATATAGTCGGAGATAAGCCCCATATCGGTTTCGTTCATCAGTTTGAGGTTTTTTCCCGTAACGCCGAGACGCGCGCCGCGATTTTTGATTTGGGCCGGGGATTCCTCGCCCGAGATGTACAGCACAGGCCCGATTTTTCCATATTCCTGGGCAGCCTGGAGCAAAAGCGTGGATTTTCCGATACCGGGGTTTCCCGTCAGCAGGATGACCTCCCCTTTGAGGAGCCCGCCGCCCAAAAGCCGGTCAAATTCCCCGATGGATGTTCGATAGCGGTCGTTTGTGTCTTCTGAAACATCGGCGTAGTCAAAAACCGCTGTCTCCACGGCAGCCGCGTTTCGTTTGGCCGCGCCCCCGTCGCTCTTCCGGACGGCGGCCGTTTCTTCCTCAAATGTCCCCCACTCGTTGCATTGGGGGCATTTGCCGAGCCATTTGGCGGACGCGTATCCGCAATTGGCGCAGACATAGACGGTAGTTTTCTTTCCCACGGTAATTTATTCCTTTTGCTGCCGGTTTATTTTCCGCTAAGATCGCGGGCTCTGGCCCGCACAAGATCGGCGATCCTGTCGTCCACGAAATAAGAAAGCTCCGCTCCCGCGGCGGCCGCTTCCCGGACCCCCGTTGAGCTCAAATAGAGATATTCCCGGGTCGCCGGAACAAAGATTGTATTGACGGCGCCCTCCGAGAGCTGGTGATTCGTCAGCGAATAGACGAGCTCGTACTCAAAGTCGGCCACGGCCCGAAGGCCTCGGATAATGAGGGAGACATCTCTTTTTTTCATATAGTCCACCAAAAGCCCGTCCCAGGCGTCTATTTCCACATTGGGAAAATCCGCCGTCACGAGGCGCAGCATGGACTTTCGCTCCTCAAGGGAAAACCAAGTTTTTTTGTTGGTATTTCCGGTGATAAGAATAATGAGTCTGTCGATAAAGGTCAGGGCGGTTCGGATCACTTCCTGATGGCCCTTGGATATGGGGTCAAAGCTGCCGCTGTAGATCGCTGTGGACACGGGGGTTCACCTCAGAGAGAAAGATGGTCAAGCTGAAAACGCAGAAAATCAGATGTCGTATAGGGCCTTCCGTTGATGATCCAGGCGTCGGTGGAAAGCGCCCGATCGGGTTTGAGCGTAAAATGCGGAGAAAAAAGGGATTTATTTTTCCCGCCGTGCCCCGCCGCCGAAGAGAGATTTTTTTCATGGGTAATGATGTCAAGCGTTTTTTCTTTTTCATGAAGCGCATGAAAAAAATCAAAGCAGAGCTCGCCTTTTAAGAGGTCCAGGTACGCGGGATGCCACGGCCCCGCGACAAGGGAGGCGCGAAGATGTTCGTCGGGGCAAAGCCCTGTTCTTATTACAGTTATATCATGGATTTGAAAAAAAGAATAGATTTTTTTTGAAATTTCCAAACTTTTTTGAAGGGAGAGGGGCGTGTATTCCCCGTTTTGCCAGAGCTCGTCCAGTTTCGTATTTTTAATGACCAAAGTGGGATAGATTCTTGCTTCATGGGGGTGAAAGGACGCGAGGATCCGGCAGGTATCGAAGTCGCTCGCCGCGGTTGCGCGAGGAAGGCCGGGCATGACTTGTACGCCCAGGCGGAAGCCCGCTTTTACGATGAGAGAAGCGGCGGCGGCGACGCAGTCTTTGTCGTAGCGGCGGCCACAGGCGTGTAACACCGCGGGGTCAAGGCTCTGGACGCCCAATTCAACGGTCTTTACGCCATAAGCCTGCAAGAGATCAAGATTTTCGGGCGTAATCGCGTCGGGTCTTGTGGAAAGGCGGATGCCGCTGATTTGCCCGCCCTCGAGGTAGGGAGCGAGGGTCTTGAGGAAACGTTCCTGGGTCGAAAGAGATAGCCCCGTGAAGGTGCCGCCGAAAAAGGCGGCCTCTACGGTTCCCTCGCCGCGAAAGGCCTTGAGCCAGGCGTCTACGGCGGCTTTGATCGATTCCGGAGACGCGTCGGTTTCCACGCCGTTGATTTTTCGCTGATCGCAGAAGACGCAGGTATGCGGGCAACCGCTGTGATTGATGAAAATCGGGATGTTGTAATGCCTCACAGGATGACCTCAAGCTTCTTGCACAGGAGTTTGGCGGCCAGCTGCGTCGCGATTTTCTTGTTGGCGCCCTCGGCCGAGGCATTGTATTCGGCTTTTTCCAGAAGGGCGATCAGTTGCGCCTTGCTGCAATGTTTGGTCTCAACGCCGGGCAGGATCCCCACGATGATCCGGAAATTCTTCCGGTGGGAAGGCCCTTCGTCAGAAAGGACCTCGTAGGTGGGGATTTCTTTGAATTTATGCTGACAATATTCCTGCAAAATACTCTTGTAATCGGTGATGTCTTCGTTATTGCTGATGTTGTCGATGACTTTTTTGATGTGGGGCATGACATACTGCTTGGCTGTATTGTAGTCGCCGTCTACGAAAATTGCGCCCAACACGGATTCAAAGCCGTCGCAGAGTAAGGAATTCCGGTCTCTGCCGCCGGTTTTTTCCTCGCCGCGCCCGAGGATCAAATATTCGCCTATTTTTATCGATCTTGCGAGTTTGGCCAAAGAGGGCTCGCTGACGATCATGGACTTCAGCTTGGAAAGCTCTCCCTCCTTCGCGTTTTTGTAGCGCTGATAGAGATATTCGGCCACAATGAGATCGAGGACCGCGTCTCCGAGGAGCTCCAGCTTCTCATTGTTGATATTTTTGTACCTGGCGTTTTCATTGCCGTAGGATTTGTGGATCAGCGCCAGTTTCAGCGTTCCTTTGTCCTTGAACGTATAGTTCAGATGCTTTTCCAGATCCAGGTAGTTTTTATTCATGGACAGGACCTCGCGTATAATTTGATAAAAGGGCCGTTGCAGGTCTTGCAGCAGCCCTTTTTTGACTCCTCAGTCTTTGTATTTCCTCATGACGATAACGGCGTTGTGTCCGCCGAAGCCGAAGGAATTGGACATGGCGACGGAAATCTCCTTTTTGACCGCCTGATTTGGCACATAATTCAGATCGCATTCGGGATCGGGATTATCGTAGTTCACCGTGGGCGGAACAATGCCTTCCGCCAGGGCTTTTGCGACGATAACGCCCTCGATACCGCCCGCGGCGCCGAGCCCGTGACCCGTCGCCCCTTTCGTCGACGAAATCAGGAGCTTTTGCGCGTGCTCCCCGAAGACTTCCTTGATGGCCTGGGTCTCATTTTTGTCGTTGATGGCGGTGGAGGTCCCGTGGGCGTTGATGTAGTCCACGTCCGAGGGGGCGATCCCCGCGCTTTCGATGGCCATTTTCATGGCCCGTACCGGGCCGTCGATGGAGGGTTGCGTAATGTGGAAGGCGTCGGAGGTCTCTCCGTAGCCGATGATTTCCGCGTAGATCTTGGCGCCTCTGGCCTTGGCGGCTTCGAGTTCCTCAAGGATCATGACGCCGCTGCCCTCGCCCATGACAAAGCCGTCCCGGTCCAGGGAAAAGGGGCGGGAAGCCCGCGCCGGCTCATCGTTTCGTGTGGAGAGCGCTTTCATGTTTGTAAAGGCGTTGATCGCGAATTTGGTGATGGCCCCTTCGGCGCCGCCCGCGATCATGGCCTTGGCTTTGCCGTACTTGATCAGCTCGTAGGCGTCTCCGATGGAGTGCGTCCCTGCCGCGCAGGCGGTGACGATACATTTGTTGGGGCCCTTGGCGCCGTAGTAGATGGCGATGTGACCCGAACCCATATTGGCGATCATGCCGGGGATCGTAAAGGGAGAGATCCTGCGCACGCCCTTTTCCAGCATGGTTCCGTATTCCTCTTCAAAGATTTCCATGCCACCGATCCCTGAGGAGACGATGACGCCGGTGGTATCGGCGTTCGTTTCGTCAATGACGAAATTGGCGTCCTCGAGGGCCATTTTGGCCGTAGCAATGGAAAATTGCGCGTAGCGCGCCATTTTTTTCACTTCTTTTTTTTCGATGCCGTAGTCGGTAGGTTCAAAATTTCTGACCTCCGCCGCGATTTTCACAGTCATATCGGTCGTGTCGTAGCGGGTAATGAGACCGACCCCGGTTTCGCCCGCGATCAGCCGTTCCCAGCTTTCCTTGACGCCGATGCCCAATGCGGTGATAAGACCGACTCCGGTCACGACGACTCTTTTCAAAAAAATCACCTCATTTATCCGATTCCGACCCCGCGAAGAGGCGGGGTCTTTTCTTTTTGCCGATGAGAAGTACAATTAACGGGGTATGCTCGATACCCCGTCATTTTTCCCTATTTGTGCGCTTCGATGTAATTCAGGACATCTTGTACGGTCTTGATTTTTTCCGCTTCGGTATCGGGGATTTCAACGCCGAATTCTTCCTCAAAAGCCATGACAAGTTCCACCGTATCCAGCGAATCCGCGCCGAGGTCTTCCACAAAATTCGCTTCGGGGGTGACCTGATCCGCTTCTACGCCCAATTGTTCAACGACTATTTCTTTGATCTTATCTAACATGTTTCCTCCTTCATATAGTGTATAACGTTTGATCTATGTGAGTTTATAGATTTGCACGGTGCTTTGTACGCATATATTTTACCCTATATTTGAAAAATCAGCAAGTTTTTCTGCATTTTTTACGGAAATTTCTTTGTCGATCTTCCGGATCAGGCCCGAAAGCACTTTTCCGGGGCCGATTTCCCATATTTCCGTGACGCCCAGGGCTTTGAGCTTCCTTACGGTATAGACCCAGAGGACGGGCCCGAAGCTCTGGCGGTAGATTTCTTCCTTGATGGCGGCCGCGTCTTTGAGCGGTTCCGCCGTGGTGTTGGCGATGATGAGCGTATCCGTTATGGTAAAATTGTATTTTTCCGCCTCCGCTTTCAGTTTTTCCCCGGCTTCTTTCATGAGGGAAGAATGAAAGGGGCCTGAAACCGCAAGGGGCATGGCCCGCTTGGCGCCTTTTTCCTTGAGGAGCGCGCAGGCTTCGGCGACGGCCTCATTTTCCCCGGCGATGACGGTCTGGTTCGGTTCGTTGAAGTTGACGGCTTCCACAAGGCCCGATTTGACTTCCTTGAGGATCTCTTTGATCCTGTCGGCCTCCATGCCCAGGACCGCCGCCATGCCGCCCCGGACTTTTTCCGAGACTTCGTGCATGAATTGGCCTCTGGCCGCCGTGAGGCGGATACAGTCTTCCGGCGACAACACGCCCGCCGCGCCGTACGCGGCGTATTCCCCAACGGAATGACCAGCCGCGTAGGCGGCGGAAACGCCTTTTTCCATGAGGAGTTTTGCCAGCACAAGGCTTAAGGAGACGATGGCCGGCTGGGTATATTTCGTCAGTTTGAGCGTTTCCTCGGGCCCTTCAAACATGACGGTTTTGAGGTCAAAGGACAGGCAGTCAAACATCCGGTCGAATTCTTTTTTCGCGAGAGGACTCGATTCGTAAAGGTCCTTTCCCATTCCCGCGTACTGGGCGCCCTGCCCCGGGAAAACAAAAGCTGTGGACATGATTCCTCCTTATCTCAGTAGGCCCACTTCATGACGACGGAGCCGAAAGTCAGCCCCGAGCCGAAAGCCGTGATGGCGACGATTTTTCCTTTTTTGAGGATGCCCTGCTCCATGGCTTCGCCCATGGCGATGCCGGTTGTGGCGGCCGAAGTGTTGCCGTATTTCTGGATGTTGATGAAGACTTTTTCCTGGGGGATCTTGAGGCGCTTGACGGCCGCCTCGATGATCCGGATATTGGCCTGATGGGGGACAAAGAGGTCGAGATCCGACATTTTGAGACCCGCCAGTTCCATGGCTTTTTTTGTGGCCGCGGGGCAGATGTTGACCGCGAATTTGTAGACGTCGGGGCCCTTCATCACAATATACTGTTCGTTGTTTTGGATGCTCTCGACCGTGTGGGGCTTGCGGGAGCCGCCTGCGGGAATACTCAGAATCCCGTCGTCTTCCCCTTCCGCGCCGATATAGGACGAGAGGA of Fusobacteriaceae bacterium contains these proteins:
- the coaD gene encoding pantetheine-phosphate adenylyltransferase; protein product: MSTAIYSGSFDPISKGHQEVIRTALTFIDRLIILITGNTNKKTWFSLEERKSMLRLVTADFPNVEIDAWDGLLVDYMKKRDVSLIIRGLRAVADFEYELVYSLTNHQLSEGAVNTIFVPATREYLYLSSTGVREAAAAGAELSYFVDDRIADLVRARARDLSGK
- a CDS encoding acyl carrier protein, coding for MLDKIKEIVVEQLGVEADQVTPEANFVEDLGADSLDTVELVMAFEEEFGVEIPDTEAEKIKTVQDVLNYIEAHK
- the radA gene encoding DNA repair protein RadA, translated to MGKKTTVYVCANCGYASAKWLGKCPQCNEWGTFEEETAAVRKSDGGAAKRNAAAVETAVFDYADVSEDTNDRYRTSIGEFDRLLGGGLLKGEVILLTGNPGIGKSTLLLQAAQEYGKIGPVLYISGEESPAQIKNRGARLGVTGKNLKLMNETDMGLISDYISRHKPVVVVVDSIQTVYDPELEASPGSPTQIRECALRIIDLAKKQGVSFFIVGHITKDGKVAGPKMLEHMVDAVFNFEGEEGLFYRILRSTKNRFGSTNEIAVFSMEEKGMREVKNAAEYFLSEREEKNIGSMVVPVLEGSRTFLLEVQSLVTDAVTGFPRRIVNGFDRNRIQILVAVADKMLELGLVMSDLFLNIPGGIEIRDPAADLGVVISLLSRCRGVAISQKIAAVGELGLRGEVRKAFFLDKRLRELEKLGFTGVYVPEANRKEIEKNTYKLRLIYLKNIEALLEGIKKDD
- the rnc gene encoding ribonuclease III — translated: MNKNYLDLEKHLNYTFKDKGTLKLALIHKSYGNENARYKNINNEKLELLGDAVLDLIVAEYLYQRYKNAKEGELSKLKSMIVSEPSLAKLARSIKIGEYLILGRGEEKTGGRDRNSLLCDGFESVLGAIFVDGDYNTAKQYVMPHIKKVIDNISNNEDITDYKSILQEYCQHKFKEIPTYEVLSDEGPSHRKNFRIIVGILPGVETKHCSKAQLIALLEKAEYNASAEGANKKIATQLAAKLLCKKLEVIL
- the fabD gene encoding ACP S-malonyltransferase, which produces MMSTAFVFPGQGAQYAGMGKDLYESSPLAKKEFDRMFDCLSFDLKTVMFEGPEETLKLTKYTQPAIVSLSLVLAKLLMEKGVSAAYAAGHSVGEYAAYGAAGVLSPEDCIRLTAARGQFMHEVSEKVRGGMAAVLGMEADRIKEILKEVKSGLVEAVNFNEPNQTVIAGENEAVAEACALLKEKGAKRAMPLAVSGPFHSSLMKEAGEKLKAEAEKYNFTITDTLIIANTTAEPLKDAAAIKEEIYRQSFGPVLWVYTVRKLKALGVTEIWEIGPGKVLSGLIRKIDKEISVKNAEKLADFSNIG
- a CDS encoding radical SAM protein produces the protein MRHYNIPIFINHSGCPHTCVFCDQRKINGVETDASPESIKAAVDAWLKAFRGEGTVEAAFFGGTFTGLSLSTQERFLKTLAPYLEGGQISGIRLSTRPDAITPENLDLLQAYGVKTVELGVQSLDPAVLHACGRRYDKDCVAAAASLIVKAGFRLGVQVMPGLPRATAASDFDTCRILASFHPHEARIYPTLVIKNTKLDELWQNGEYTPLSLQKSLEISKKIYSFFQIHDITVIRTGLCPDEHLRASLVAGPWHPAYLDLLKGELCFDFFHALHEKEKTLDIITHEKNLSSAAGHGGKNKSLFSPHFTLKPDRALSTDAWIINGRPYTTSDFLRFQLDHLSL
- the fabF gene encoding beta-ketoacyl-ACP synthase II; the protein is MKRVVVTGVGLITALGIGVKESWERLIAGETGVGLITRYDTTDMTVKIAAEVRNFEPTDYGIEKKEVKKMARYAQFSIATAKMALEDANFVIDETNADTTGVIVSSGIGGMEIFEEEYGTMLEKGVRRISPFTIPGMIANMGSGHIAIYYGAKGPNKCIVTACAAGTHSIGDAYELIKYGKAKAMIAGGAEGAITKFAINAFTNMKALSTRNDEPARASRPFSLDRDGFVMGEGSGVMILEELEAAKARGAKIYAEIIGYGETSDAFHITQPSIDGPVRAMKMAIESAGIAPSDVDYINAHGTSTAINDKNETQAIKEVFGEHAQKLLISSTKGATGHGLGAAGGIEGVIVAKALAEGIVPPTVNYDNPDPECDLNYVPNQAVKKEISVAMSNSFGFGGHNAVIVMRKYKD
- the disA gene encoding DNA integrity scanning diadenylate cyclase DisA yields the protein MTEKKELVDMLLQVAPGTPLREGIDNILDGQLGALIVVGYDEDAEKMVDGGFSIDCDYTPERLYELAKMDGAIIVDESCKKIVYANVHLQINRKYLSEESGTRHRTAQRAGKQTGRLVIAISARKKVVSLYKGDLKYKLKDMSRITEDANQAVKTLERYKSVLDKHLSNLTILELDDLVTLHDVALTLQRFEMLRRIETELRTYILELGADGRLTDLQYRELLLGVADEEREFLNDYMIEKRTYEEVYAVLKALSDAELLKEENFANALGYGKSYTLLDREIKAKGFRVLGKITKLSGKDIEKLTTEYETLSDIQEASDEELLDIKMSKFKIKALKNGLQRLKSVIELERD